In one Arenibacter antarcticus genomic region, the following are encoded:
- the fabD gene encoding ACP S-malonyltransferase: protein MKAYIYPGQGAQFVGMGLDLYEKYPLAQKMFESANGILGFSITDLMFEGTAEDLKETKVTQPAIFLHSVILGKIMGDSFAPDMVAGHSLGEFSALVANGTLSFEDALMLVSQRALAMQKACELQPGTMAAVLGLEDAIVEKICAEIAGIVVPANYNCPGQLVISGEVAAINEACDRLKEAGARRALVLPVGGAFHSPLMEPAREELAAAIKNTVFSVPSCPVYQNVTTTAVTDPDEIKENLIAQLTAPVKWTQSVQQMIADGATHFTEIGPGKVLQGLVKKIHPAAETQSANLD, encoded by the coding sequence ATGAAAGCATATATATATCCGGGACAGGGAGCGCAATTTGTAGGTATGGGGTTAGATCTTTACGAAAAATATCCCTTGGCACAAAAGATGTTCGAGTCAGCCAACGGTATTTTAGGTTTTTCCATAACGGACTTAATGTTCGAAGGCACAGCCGAAGATTTAAAAGAGACCAAGGTTACTCAACCTGCCATATTTTTACATTCGGTAATTTTAGGAAAGATTATGGGCGACAGTTTTGCTCCTGATATGGTCGCCGGACATTCATTGGGTGAATTTTCAGCCTTGGTGGCCAATGGCACCTTGAGTTTTGAGGACGCCCTAATGTTGGTGTCACAACGCGCACTGGCAATGCAGAAAGCATGCGAATTACAGCCGGGTACCATGGCTGCAGTTTTAGGTCTGGAAGATGCGATTGTAGAAAAAATATGTGCAGAAATAGCCGGAATTGTGGTCCCTGCCAATTACAATTGTCCAGGACAATTAGTGATTTCTGGGGAGGTGGCAGCTATTAACGAAGCCTGTGATAGATTAAAGGAAGCCGGTGCCAGAAGAGCTTTAGTGCTTCCTGTTGGTGGTGCTTTTCATTCCCCTTTAATGGAGCCGGCTCGTGAGGAATTGGCCGCGGCCATTAAAAATACCGTGTTTAGTGTCCCAAGTTGTCCAGTGTATCAGAATGTCACCACTACCGCAGTTACAGATCCCGATGAAATTAAAGAAAATCTTATTGCCCAGCTTACAGCACCTGTAAAATGGACGCAAAGTGTGCAGCAAATGATAGCCGATGGCGCTACCCACTTTACTGAAATTGGACCAGGAAAAGTGTTGCAAGGATTGGTGAAAAAAATCCATCCCGCTGCAGAAACACAATCTGCCAATTTGGATTAA
- a CDS encoding NifU family protein — MKEFIITVVPTNNPAILKFETNHFITQNQNYEFKNIDEATNSPLAQQLFYLPFVKTVYIAGNFIGLERYNIVEWDDVKESVAQQLTDYLNAGEVVVKEEENKKKVAVTVYAEVTPNPSVMKFVTNKKIVPTTFEFKNIDEAKESDLAKHLFTLPFVKEVFFDENYVSINKYDVVEWDEITSSLRETIRDFIANGNEVVSASSLQKQRTDAPSSKMEDADLDDTSKQIIDILEEYVKPAVASDGGNILFKSYDEDTKTVNVILQGACSGCPSSTYTLKNGIETMLKNMMGDKVNEVVALNG, encoded by the coding sequence ATGAAGGAGTTTATAATTACGGTGGTCCCGACAAATAATCCGGCGATCTTAAAATTTGAAACCAATCATTTCATTACTCAGAACCAGAATTACGAGTTTAAAAACATAGATGAGGCCACGAATTCGCCTTTGGCACAACAATTATTTTATCTGCCTTTTGTAAAGACGGTATATATTGCAGGGAATTTTATTGGGCTGGAACGCTACAATATTGTGGAATGGGACGATGTAAAAGAGAGTGTTGCCCAACAGTTGACAGATTACTTAAATGCTGGTGAAGTAGTGGTAAAAGAGGAAGAAAACAAAAAAAAGGTAGCAGTGACCGTTTATGCGGAAGTTACCCCAAATCCTTCGGTAATGAAATTCGTTACCAACAAAAAGATAGTCCCTACGACCTTCGAATTCAAAAATATTGACGAGGCGAAGGAATCTGATTTGGCAAAACATTTATTCACCTTACCATTTGTAAAAGAAGTTTTCTTTGATGAAAATTACGTATCCATAAACAAGTATGATGTGGTGGAATGGGACGAAATTACTTCTTCCCTACGAGAGACTATACGGGATTTTATTGCAAATGGCAATGAAGTTGTATCCGCAAGCAGCCTACAGAAACAAAGAACAGATGCACCATCTTCTAAAATGGAGGATGCTGACCTGGACGATACCTCAAAGCAGATTATCGATATTCTAGAAGAATATGTGAAACCTGCGGTTGCTTCTGACGGAGGAAACATACTTTTTAAATCTTATGACGAAGACACCAAAACCGTAAATGTAATTTTACAGGGCGCATGTAGTGGTTGCCCATCATCTACTTATACCTTGAAAAATGGAATTGAAACCATGCTCAAAAATATGATGGGTGACAAAGTAAATGAAGTGGTAGCCTTAAACGGCTGA
- a CDS encoding efflux RND transporter periplasmic adaptor subunit, with product MNKIVKYVLIGVLVLGALWAAAFFVKSNSKSAITYEVKTPITTSIEKKTVATGKVVPEDEVEIKPQISGIIDEIFLNEGVQVKAGDLIARIKVVPNEQSLNQAKGRVRNAEIALNNVKIEFDRNKTLFDKGVISSQDFNTRKLQYDQAVLELQNAQSDYQIIRVGSAGGSSMANTNIRATVSGTVLEIPVKEGDQVIQSNNFNEGTTIATIADLSIMIFEGKVDEGEVGKLELGMPLEISLGAINDKKFEAKLRFIAPKGLEEAGAVQFKIEGDVTVEDDFLIRAGYSANASLVLERKENVMAIPEALLQFDKKTDKPYVEIAIGAVEEQKFERRDVEIGISDGVNVEIVSGITENDKVKVWNKTEPIKIGEDDDEKASK from the coding sequence ATGAATAAGATAGTAAAATATGTGCTAATAGGGGTTTTGGTGCTTGGAGCACTTTGGGCGGCTGCCTTCTTTGTTAAGTCGAACAGTAAATCTGCCATAACCTATGAGGTAAAAACTCCGATAACGACCAGTATAGAAAAGAAAACCGTAGCGACTGGAAAAGTAGTGCCCGAAGATGAGGTGGAGATTAAACCACAGATTTCCGGGATTATTGATGAAATATTTCTTAATGAGGGTGTCCAGGTGAAAGCCGGAGATCTTATCGCGAGAATTAAGGTGGTTCCCAATGAGCAATCCCTTAATCAGGCCAAAGGTAGGGTTAGGAACGCGGAAATAGCCCTGAACAATGTTAAGATAGAATTCGATAGAAATAAGACGCTGTTTGATAAAGGCGTGATTTCTAGTCAGGATTTCAATACCCGAAAATTACAATATGATCAGGCAGTTTTGGAATTGCAAAATGCTCAATCAGATTACCAGATCATACGGGTCGGTTCTGCCGGTGGATCTTCTATGGCCAACACCAATATTAGGGCCACTGTTTCAGGGACCGTTTTGGAGATTCCTGTTAAAGAGGGAGATCAGGTGATTCAAAGTAATAATTTTAATGAAGGTACTACCATAGCCACTATTGCCGATCTAAGTATTATGATCTTTGAGGGAAAGGTAGACGAGGGAGAGGTTGGAAAATTAGAATTGGGAATGCCCTTGGAAATTAGCCTTGGAGCAATCAACGATAAAAAATTTGAAGCCAAACTGAGGTTCATTGCGCCAAAAGGATTGGAAGAAGCAGGAGCAGTACAATTTAAGATTGAAGGAGATGTGACCGTAGAGGACGATTTTTTAATTAGGGCTGGTTATAGTGCTAATGCTTCCTTAGTGTTGGAAAGGAAAGAGAATGTTATGGCTATTCCAGAAGCGTTGTTGCAATTTGATAAGAAAACCGATAAACCCTATGTAGAAATAGCGATAGGGGCAGTAGAGGAACAAAAGTTTGAAAGACGGGATGTGGAAATTGGTATATCCGATGGCGTAAACGTAGAAATTGTATCTGGGATTACCGAAAATGATAAGGTTAAGGTGTGGAATAAAACCGAGCCAATAAAAATAGGTGAGGATGACGATGAAAAAGCATCGAAATAA
- a CDS encoding mechanosensitive ion channel family protein, with translation MDTITNYEEHWDQAVAFLWKALPSLGMAIIVFFIGSWVIKIINRLVRKFFEKAEYDPSLESFLKSFISIGLKIMLFVIVITQLGVQSGSLIAIIGAAGLAVGLALQGSLANFAGGVLILLFKPFKVGDWISAQGVDGSVKEISIFTTKLSTAGNQIAIIPNGQLSNNNIINYNAQNTRRDNITVGIGYSSNIKKAREILLQICAEDENILKDPAPQVFVAELGDSSVNLSLRFWTENSLFWAAHFHVMEELKLRFDDAEIEIPFPQRVLYNKQG, from the coding sequence ATGGATACGATTACCAACTATGAAGAACATTGGGATCAGGCAGTAGCATTTCTGTGGAAAGCCTTACCCAGCTTAGGCATGGCCATTATTGTCTTTTTTATTGGCTCTTGGGTCATTAAAATCATCAATCGCTTAGTGCGTAAATTCTTTGAAAAGGCCGAATACGACCCTTCCTTGGAGAGTTTCTTAAAAAGCTTTATAAGCATTGGGCTTAAAATAATGCTCTTTGTTATTGTAATCACCCAGCTGGGAGTTCAATCCGGTTCCTTAATCGCTATTATAGGTGCTGCCGGACTTGCCGTTGGTCTGGCCCTACAGGGATCCTTAGCCAATTTTGCGGGGGGTGTCCTAATATTGTTATTTAAACCCTTTAAAGTGGGAGATTGGATATCCGCACAGGGAGTGGACGGTAGCGTTAAGGAAATTTCCATATTCACTACCAAGCTAAGTACTGCTGGAAATCAAATTGCCATTATACCTAACGGCCAACTATCCAACAACAATATTATTAATTATAACGCCCAAAATACACGAAGGGACAATATAACTGTGGGAATTGGCTACAGCTCCAACATTAAAAAGGCTAGAGAAATACTGTTGCAGATATGCGCTGAAGACGAAAACATTCTAAAAGATCCAGCGCCCCAAGTTTTCGTCGCAGAATTAGGAGATAGCTCTGTTAACCTATCATTGCGATTCTGGACAGAAAACAGTCTGTTCTGGGCTGCACATTTCCACGTAATGGAGGAGCTAAAACTTAGGTTTGACGATGCGGAAATTGAAATACCATTCCCACAAAGAGTACTTTACAACAAACAAGGTTAA
- a CDS encoding TolC family protein — translation MRSNGFIGIFFFCLGIMFAQEKKWTLEECVLYAVDNNLTIEQYELDLENSRIDKSDAVGDMLPNFNINARLTGNSGLVLDQSRNQQVTGTITTASGGFGSSVNLFDGLRNIHRLNRAKLNALANQYRLDNLKDDIMLAVANNYLQVVSNKESLKVFRSQYAVTRQDLERTKELIAAGVVPSGDLLEIEATLANQEQQIVNGENQVLISRINLAQLLQITDYENFDIAEEEFNIPPSNILENSPKSIFDKAQTFRNDIKFSLSNVELALKDLQIAKGAVYPTLGAFFNYGTQYSSEFRDPATGERLPFSDQLYLTDGISYGLQLNIPVFNGFSTRNGIQRAKISVERSRLQLKQDKLDLETNINQAYVDVTSFAKAYEAAEKTLEARRLAYEYSKDRFDVGLMNSFDFSQAQSRVDNAEAELIRTKYDYIFRLKVLEFYFGLPITLD, via the coding sequence ATGAGAAGTAATGGTTTTATAGGAATATTTTTTTTCTGTTTGGGGATAATGTTCGCTCAGGAGAAAAAATGGACCTTAGAAGAATGTGTTCTTTATGCCGTTGATAATAACCTAACGATAGAACAGTACGAACTTGATCTGGAAAATTCCAGAATCGATAAATCGGATGCGGTTGGCGACATGTTGCCTAATTTTAATATAAATGCAAGGTTAACTGGCAATTCGGGTCTTGTCCTAGATCAGTCTAGAAACCAGCAAGTGACTGGAACAATAACTACTGCATCTGGTGGTTTTGGATCTTCTGTAAACCTATTTGACGGTCTTAGGAATATCCATAGATTAAACAGGGCGAAATTGAACGCCTTGGCCAACCAGTACCGATTAGATAATTTAAAGGATGATATTATGTTGGCAGTCGCCAATAACTACCTTCAGGTAGTGTCCAACAAGGAGTCGCTAAAAGTTTTTCGCTCCCAATATGCGGTAACCAGGCAAGACTTGGAGAGAACCAAGGAATTGATTGCGGCAGGGGTGGTCCCAAGTGGAGATCTATTGGAAATTGAAGCCACTTTGGCCAATCAGGAACAGCAAATTGTAAATGGAGAGAACCAAGTCTTGATCTCACGGATTAACTTGGCGCAGTTATTACAGATTACCGATTATGAAAATTTTGATATTGCAGAGGAGGAATTTAATATTCCACCTTCCAATATTTTAGAGAATTCCCCAAAGTCGATTTTCGATAAGGCCCAAACTTTTAGGAACGATATTAAATTCTCCTTATCCAATGTAGAACTGGCATTAAAAGACCTTCAAATAGCCAAAGGGGCCGTTTATCCTACCTTGGGTGCCTTTTTTAATTACGGGACACAATATTCTAGCGAATTTAGAGATCCTGCTACAGGCGAGCGTCTTCCCTTCTCCGATCAGTTGTACCTTACCGATGGGATTTCATACGGATTACAATTAAACATACCTGTTTTTAACGGGTTTAGTACAAGGAACGGTATTCAACGTGCTAAGATCAGTGTTGAGAGATCCAGATTGCAGCTAAAGCAAGACAAATTGGATCTGGAGACCAATATCAATCAGGCTTATGTAGATGTCACCAGTTTTGCCAAAGCTTATGAAGCGGCGGAAAAGACCTTGGAAGCAAGAAGATTGGCGTATGAATATTCTAAAGACCGATTTGATGTGGGCTTAATGAACTCATTCGACTTTAGTCAGGCGCAATCCCGTGTAGATAATGCGGAAGCAGAATTGATCAGGACTAAATACGACTATATTTTCAGATTAAAGGTACTTGAGTTTTATTTTGGTCTTCCAATAACTTTGGATTAA
- a CDS encoding gamma carbonic anhydrase family protein, whose amino-acid sequence MIKTINGKSPHMGEDCYIAENATIVGDVSMGSQCSVWFNAVIRGDVHFIKMGNKVNVQDGAVIHCTYLKSPTTIGNNVSIGHNAIVHGCTIHDNVLIGMGSIVMDDCVVESNSIIAAGAVLTKGTHVPSGTVFAGMPAKKIKDINVELSEGEVNRIADNYVTYSSWYKE is encoded by the coding sequence ATGATTAAAACAATAAATGGGAAGTCACCTCATATGGGGGAAGACTGCTATATAGCGGAGAATGCCACGATTGTTGGCGATGTCAGTATGGGAAGTCAGTGTAGTGTATGGTTCAATGCGGTGATACGCGGCGATGTTCATTTTATAAAAATGGGCAATAAGGTAAACGTACAAGATGGGGCGGTGATCCATTGCACCTATTTAAAATCCCCAACTACTATAGGTAATAATGTTTCTATTGGTCACAATGCCATTGTGCACGGTTGTACCATTCATGACAACGTTTTAATTGGTATGGGAAGTATTGTCATGGACGATTGTGTTGTGGAAAGCAATAGCATTATTGCAGCTGGGGCAGTGCTTACTAAAGGGACCCATGTGCCCTCTGGAACTGTTTTTGCAGGGATGCCAGCAAAAAAGATAAAGGATATTAATGTGGAATTAAGTGAGGGAGAGGTAAACAGGATCGCAGACAATTATGTGACGTATTCTAGTTGGTATAAAGAATAA
- the tsaB gene encoding tRNA (adenosine(37)-N6)-threonylcarbamoyltransferase complex dimerization subunit type 1 TsaB, whose protein sequence is MAIILNLETATTNCSVSIAKNGELVLLKEDNSPNYSHSEKLHIFIQEALQEASLSFKDISAIAVSKGPGSYTGLRIGVSAAKGLCFSLDLPLISVSTLESLAAQGNSKHHNYIIPLLDARRMEVYSAIFNSSRVQVRETKAEIIEKDHFMAYAEEGSVLLIGDGAEKCKGILDHPNFTFITTLPTALEMGELSYKKFKAGNFENVAYFEPYYLKNFILQGKKS, encoded by the coding sequence ATGGCGATAATTTTAAATTTGGAGACGGCAACCACCAATTGTTCGGTGAGTATTGCCAAGAATGGGGAGCTGGTACTTTTAAAAGAGGACAACAGTCCCAATTATTCACATTCGGAAAAGTTACATATTTTTATACAGGAAGCTTTGCAAGAGGCTTCCTTGTCTTTTAAGGATATATCCGCTATTGCGGTCAGTAAGGGCCCCGGTTCTTATACAGGACTGCGGATAGGGGTGTCTGCAGCCAAGGGATTGTGCTTCTCCTTAGACCTGCCCTTAATTTCGGTGTCTACCTTGGAAAGTTTAGCTGCACAGGGTAACTCAAAACATCATAATTATATTATTCCTCTCCTCGATGCTAGGAGAATGGAAGTGTATTCAGCCATTTTCAACTCGTCTCGGGTTCAGGTAAGGGAAACCAAGGCCGAAATTATTGAGAAGGACCATTTTATGGCTTATGCGGAAGAAGGTTCAGTGCTTTTGATCGGAGACGGAGCGGAAAAATGTAAGGGTATATTGGACCATCCCAATTTTACGTTTATAACCACCTTACCAACGGCGCTTGAAATGGGGGAGCTATCCTATAAAAAGTTCAAAGCAGGCAACTTTGAAAATGTCGCCTACTTTGAACCGTATTATTTGAAGAATTTTATTCTGCAGGGCAAGAAATCTTAA
- a CDS encoding dodecin family protein — protein MAILKVIEVLANSKDGWEDAAKNAVEQASKTVKNIRSVYIKEQSATVKDGKLTDYRVNVKITFEVS, from the coding sequence ATGGCAATCTTAAAAGTTATTGAGGTACTAGCAAATTCTAAGGACGGTTGGGAAGATGCGGCGAAGAACGCTGTGGAACAAGCTTCAAAAACCGTTAAAAACATTCGCTCGGTATATATTAAAGAGCAAAGTGCCACTGTAAAGGATGGAAAATTGACGGATTACCGTGTAAACGTAAAGATCACCTTTGAGGTGAGTTAA
- a CDS encoding gliding motility-associated C-terminal domain-containing protein, protein MRKYVNHGLVHCALGLKYLFLFLFCCAPLCAFEIAPPKNHKVVYAFETTKGFPENISSTDRKIIFFQEGAGVSVSAISRNTNESGRTAFFTIVLTSEPSDKVTIDLKSSDESEGTIEVKDVTFKKSDWNIPQNVIVTGVDDDIVDGTVSYRIITGKIDSKDKRYDNLDADDIADVALANEDDDFADFSVDPLMVSTMEGGEDVELSIVLTTRPSDDVTLFIISGDTSEGRVSKDEIKFKRNNWDTPQIVRVIPVNDEVMDGSITYVITIGIKDSDDDYEDVPNKTVTVINRDDDFSCPAGEVAPKVNPNLATVFCETFSQDLNEYNGSPIPSGTVLIWSSSSDFSNTRAHLSGSIVNFSATFYGFFYHAESNCNSPPLEISLVLSETPQVIGTVPTEICGPGTANLSASTSEGGSLFWFDSATSNTVLGEGSNFETPNVDQNKDYFVEASANGCASARVGVRVTVLDVPMTGTITNTSVCSIAANGNTSLDLDNTRSGGASGVWSVVGTPPSNILIGAGNLVNFLGALDGSYVFRFTTTTASGPCQNVSVDLNVAVSECILDADNDGLLDGEEVVLGTDMNNPDTDGDGINDGVEVGPDINNPLDEDGDGIIDALESNILDADNDGVVDQKDPANDDPCIPNASAECGIDFAVELEVDNTNPIIGEQINFTVVLYNLSVLDGMDVVVNDLIDSFLGFEYLSHTVSSGIYDVEMGVWELSEIAKEEINTLEIRVRVLEEGTFQNTAALVASQPVDINKANNTATVTVTVGTRSVNACGYMFNQISPNGDGVNDRLTINCIEQFSNNLLEIFDRYGNKVYSVRGYDNSWGGMSKNGLLPKGTYFYFLDLGDGTEIKKGWIQIMGQ, encoded by the coding sequence ATGAGAAAATATGTAAACCATGGTTTGGTTCATTGCGCATTAGGACTAAAATACTTGTTTTTATTCCTATTTTGTTGTGCGCCGCTATGCGCTTTCGAAATAGCACCACCTAAGAATCATAAGGTTGTATATGCATTTGAAACCACAAAAGGGTTTCCTGAGAATATCTCTTCAACTGATAGGAAGATTATCTTTTTTCAGGAAGGAGCGGGCGTATCTGTAAGCGCTATTAGCAGGAATACAAATGAATCTGGGCGTACAGCGTTCTTCACAATTGTTCTCACTTCCGAACCTAGTGATAAAGTGACAATCGATTTAAAAAGCAGTGACGAGTCCGAAGGAACTATAGAAGTTAAAGATGTAACTTTTAAAAAATCGGATTGGAATATTCCTCAAAATGTCATCGTAACAGGTGTGGATGATGATATTGTGGATGGGACCGTCAGTTATAGGATTATTACAGGAAAAATTGATTCCAAAGATAAACGATATGATAATTTGGACGCTGACGATATTGCCGATGTAGCGCTTGCCAATGAAGATGATGATTTTGCCGATTTTTCGGTAGATCCACTAATGGTCAGTACAATGGAGGGTGGGGAAGATGTAGAATTGAGTATTGTATTGACAACTAGGCCTTCAGATGACGTTACCCTATTCATAATTTCGGGCGATACTTCAGAAGGGAGGGTTTCCAAGGACGAAATAAAGTTTAAGCGGAATAATTGGGACACCCCTCAAATAGTAAGGGTAATACCGGTAAATGATGAGGTTATGGATGGTTCCATTACCTATGTAATAACGATTGGAATAAAGGATAGTGATGATGATTATGAAGACGTACCCAACAAGACGGTAACAGTAATTAATAGGGATGATGATTTTAGCTGCCCGGCGGGAGAGGTTGCCCCTAAGGTAAATCCTAATTTGGCTACCGTGTTTTGTGAAACATTTAGCCAAGATTTAAATGAATATAATGGCAGCCCCATACCTTCTGGAACAGTTTTGATCTGGAGTAGTAGTAGTGATTTTTCCAATACTAGGGCACATCTATCCGGCTCTATTGTAAATTTTTCGGCAACTTTCTATGGATTCTTTTATCATGCTGAGTCAAATTGTAATAGTCCCCCATTGGAAATTAGTTTGGTTCTGAGTGAAACGCCCCAGGTTATAGGTACGGTGCCTACAGAGATTTGTGGTCCGGGAACTGCTAATTTAAGCGCTTCCACAAGTGAAGGGGGGAGTTTATTTTGGTTTGATTCCGCTACCAGTAATACGGTGTTGGGAGAAGGAAGTAATTTTGAAACGCCTAATGTAGATCAGAATAAGGATTACTTCGTAGAAGCTTCTGCCAATGGCTGTGCTTCAGCCCGGGTAGGGGTCAGAGTCACTGTATTGGATGTGCCTATGACGGGTACTATCACCAACACTTCAGTATGTAGCATAGCAGCTAATGGAAATACAAGTTTAGATCTAGACAATACACGATCTGGAGGTGCTTCAGGGGTTTGGTCTGTTGTTGGTACACCGCCAAGTAATATATTGATAGGGGCTGGGAATTTAGTAAATTTTTTAGGAGCTTTGGACGGCAGTTATGTGTTTCGGTTTACGACCACTACGGCCAGTGGTCCTTGCCAAAATGTAAGTGTTGACCTAAACGTTGCTGTGAGTGAATGTATACTGGACGCTGATAATGATGGCCTATTGGATGGGGAGGAAGTAGTGCTTGGTACCGATATGAACAATCCTGATACGGACGGCGACGGTATAAATGATGGTGTTGAAGTAGGGCCGGACATAAACAATCCCCTTGATGAAGATGGTGATGGTATTATAGATGCGTTGGAATCCAATATCCTGGATGCCGATAATGATGGGGTGGTAGATCAAAAAGATCCAGCCAATGATGACCCCTGTATTCCGAATGCATCTGCAGAATGTGGAATTGATTTTGCGGTGGAATTAGAGGTAGATAACACTAATCCTATAATAGGAGAACAGATTAATTTTACAGTTGTTCTCTATAATTTAAGTGTATTGGATGGAATGGATGTAGTGGTCAATGATCTCATAGATTCCTTTTTAGGCTTTGAATATCTTTCGCACACCGTTTCTAGTGGAATATATGATGTTGAGATGGGGGTATGGGAGCTTTCTGAAATTGCTAAGGAAGAGATAAACACTTTGGAAATTCGCGTTCGTGTTTTAGAGGAAGGGACATTTCAAAATACCGCTGCCTTGGTGGCCTCCCAGCCTGTAGATATTAATAAAGCCAATAATACAGCCACGGTTACTGTCACTGTTGGGACTAGATCTGTGAATGCCTGTGGGTATATGTTTAACCAGATTTCCCCAAATGGGGATGGTGTTAATGATCGTCTGACGATAAATTGCATAGAACAATTTTCTAATAATTTACTTGAGATCTTCGATCGCTACGGCAACAAGGTGTATTCTGTTCGGGGATATGATAATTCTTGGGGTGGAATGAGTAAAAATGGACTTCTCCCTAAAGGAACCTATTTTTATTTTTTGGATCTCGGTGACGGTACGGAAATCAAAAAAGGCTGGATACAAATTATGGGCCAATAA
- a CDS encoding type IX secretion system membrane protein PorP/SprF → MKHYLLILLSFIALGSKSYAQEGVPVYFDYLSDNYYLVYPSMAGIGEGGKIRATVRKQWFNVDEAPNLQTLNAHLRVGERSGIGAIFYNDANGYHSQTGLKLSYAHHLQLGGDFRSLNQLSFGLSAGMQQSTLDETGFVSVIPDPLVTGSRNSVSYFNMDLGMSYNFLEFYTHVAVHNLLGRGRDLYSAVESTNLRKYLISAGYVFGKGDWQLEPSLLFQHTEFTKESAIDVNLKAYKAVGFGTVWGGISYRRSLDGAEYQTATATGEQRLQLITPIVGVNYNNFMVSYNYSYQMGDLRFNDGGFHQITLGYDFGQKEKRYDCKCPAVNY, encoded by the coding sequence ATGAAACATTATTTATTGATTTTACTTTCTTTTATTGCGTTAGGTTCAAAATCCTATGCACAAGAAGGTGTCCCCGTCTATTTTGATTATTTATCTGACAACTATTATTTGGTGTATCCTTCTATGGCCGGGATTGGGGAAGGCGGTAAAATAAGGGCTACTGTTAGGAAACAATGGTTCAACGTAGATGAAGCTCCTAATTTACAAACTCTTAATGCCCACTTAAGGGTGGGAGAACGAAGTGGTATTGGTGCTATTTTTTATAATGATGCCAATGGCTACCATTCTCAAACCGGACTAAAACTTAGCTATGCCCATCACTTGCAGTTGGGGGGAGATTTTCGCAGCCTTAATCAATTGTCTTTTGGGTTAAGTGCAGGGATGCAACAAAGTACCTTGGATGAAACAGGGTTTGTTTCGGTAATTCCCGATCCCTTGGTAACTGGTTCTAGAAATAGTGTGAGTTATTTTAATATGGATTTGGGAATGTCCTATAATTTTCTGGAATTCTATACCCATGTTGCTGTACACAACTTACTGGGACGGGGTAGGGATCTTTATTCTGCGGTAGAATCCACCAACCTAAGGAAATACCTCATTTCCGCTGGATATGTGTTTGGCAAAGGAGATTGGCAATTAGAGCCTTCTCTGTTGTTTCAGCACACTGAATTTACAAAGGAAAGTGCCATAGATGTTAATTTAAAGGCCTATAAAGCGGTCGGTTTTGGAACCGTGTGGGGCGGAATTTCCTATCGTAGAAGTTTGGATGGGGCAGAGTACCAAACGGCTACAGCTACTGGGGAACAACGCTTGCAGCTAATAACTCCCATAGTAGGAGTCAATTATAATAACTTTATGGTTTCCTACAATTATTCTTATCAGATGGGCGACCTAAGGTTCAATGATGGAGGATTTCATCAAATAACTCTGGGCTATGATTTTGGGCAAAAAGAAAAACGCTACGATTGTAAGTGTCCTGCAGTGAATTATTAG